A region from the Pelobates fuscus isolate aPelFus1 chromosome 3, aPelFus1.pri, whole genome shotgun sequence genome encodes:
- the LOC134601595 gene encoding uncharacterized protein F54H12.2-like gives MSFIHTASVECAKSELDLFEIKPTQTSIEKSLYVEVQPLAAISETSPLEFYIAGSGEHYFDLNNTLLYITCKIVKNDNTPIADGARVSLINYPIATLFNQLDVTLGDRLISQSNNLYAYRAYIETLLNYSADALSTQFTAGLFYKDTAGKHQDRVLDGDNTGFTKRAHMTARSKTVELLGHLHSDLFFQDKLILNGLDLKIKLTRNKDTFCLMSADAEPYKLQILNASLFVKRVQISPAVRIGHAQGLLTGNAKYAIERASMKVFSVPTGSRVCNQENIFLGQIPKLVILAFVDNEAFSGAYDRNPLCFKHHNVNFAALYLDGEQIPAKPFQPDFEHSNAVREYMSFLLLAQKNCGDSGIIINREEFVAGYTLFAFDLSPDQECSSHFSLIRSGNLRAEIRFSRALERTVNLLVYGLFENIIEINQRREVLYDFL, from the coding sequence ATGTCGTTTATCCATACTGCATCCGTAGAATGCGCCAAATCAGAACTGGATCTTTTTGAAATAAAGCCTACTCAGACCAGCATAGAAAAAAGCCTGTATGTGGAAGTACAACCGTTGGCCGCCATTTCGGAAACTTCACCACTCGAATTCTACATAGCAGGAAGCGGTGAACATTATTTCGATTTGAATAACACGCTGTTGTACATTACGTGTAAAATTGTTAAAAATGACAATACGCCGATTGCAGATGGAGCACGAGTGAGTCTAATCAACTACCCGATAGCGACACTGTTTAATCAGCTAGATGTTACACTCGGGGATAGGCTGATATCACAATCTAATAATCTCTACGCTTACCGAGCCTACATTGAAACACTGCTCAATTACAGCGCTGATGCTTTATCAACTCAGTTTACAGCCGGATTATTTTACAAGGATACTGCGGGAAAACATCAAGACAGAGTTTTGGATGGTGACAACACAGGATTTACAAAGCGGGCACATATGACAGCACGCAGTAAAACTGTTGAGTTACTTGGACATCTACATAGTGATCTATTTTTTCAGGACAAACTAATACTGAACGGTCTGGATTTGAAAATAAAGCTTACCAGAAATAAAGACACGTTTTGTTTAATGTCCGCAGACGCTGAACCGTATAAACTTCAAATTCTAAATGCATCTCTGTTTGTTAAAAGAGTCCAGATATCCCCGGCAGTGCGAATAGGTCACGCGCAAGGCCTTCTAACAGGCAACGCTAAATATGCCATAGAGCGCGCTAGTATGAAAGTGTTCAGCGTACCCACAGGCAGTCGTGTTTGCAATCAGGAAAATATATTCTTGGGACAGATTCCAAAGCTGGTCATTTTAGCATTTGTCGACAATGAAGCTTTTTCAGGCGCTTATGACAGAAATCCCTTGTGTTTCAAACACCATAATGTGAATTTTGCGGCACTCTATCTGGATGGTGAACAAATACCTGCAAAGCCTTTTCAACCTGATTTTGAACATTCTAACGCAGTGCGTGAATATATGTCATTTTTATTATTGGCACAGAAGAATTGTGGTGATTCTGGAATTATAATTAACAGAGAAGAATTTGTGGCCGGATATACATTATTCGCCTTTGATCTATCACCTGATCAGGAATGCAGTAGCCATTTTTCACTCATTCGTAGCGGTAACCTAAGGGCGGAAATACGTTTTTCGAGGGCCCTGGAACGCACTGTAAATTTGCTtgtctatggactgtttgaaaacATTATTGAAATTAATCAAAGACGGGAGGTTCTTTATGATTTTCTCTAA